Proteins encoded in a region of the Flavobacterium sp. MDT1-60 genome:
- a CDS encoding XdhC family protein, translating into MKEINEILKAYSVAKKAGKKTALATVVKVEGSSYRQPGARMLVTEDGNLTGAISGGCLEGDALRKALLSIHQQQNKLITYNTTNENDSEVGLQLGCNGIVHILFEYINDDLINNPIQLLQQLETERKAAIILTFFSLKRNAPQIGTVLFYRKDSDILHSNDIAINTIPDVKKALESKTTIIKQIQDEDENEALIECIEPVVALVVAGAGNDVQPLVNIATLLGWETIIGDGRATHATTKRFTETKQTFVVKPEQFLDNIQIDEQTYFVLMTHDYKYDLAVLKLLLKVDCKYIGILGPKSKLNRMLDDLSSEGIILSEEQLNRIYGPIGLDIGAETSEEIALSIIAEIKAVMSGKTGTSLKHKTQKIHDSKIVI; encoded by the coding sequence ATGAAGGAAATTAATGAAATTCTAAAAGCCTATTCAGTGGCGAAAAAAGCCGGAAAAAAGACTGCTCTTGCCACTGTGGTAAAAGTAGAAGGCTCGTCTTATCGCCAGCCCGGTGCACGCATGTTGGTTACTGAGGATGGAAATCTGACAGGTGCCATTAGTGGTGGTTGTTTAGAAGGTGATGCTTTACGAAAAGCATTACTGTCTATTCATCAACAGCAAAATAAATTAATTACCTACAATACCACTAATGAAAATGATAGTGAAGTTGGACTACAATTGGGTTGCAACGGAATTGTTCATATTCTTTTTGAATATATTAATGATGATTTAATCAATAACCCCATACAGCTTTTACAACAATTAGAAACCGAACGAAAAGCCGCCATAATCTTAACTTTTTTTTCGCTTAAAAGAAATGCACCACAAATAGGAACAGTGTTATTTTATCGAAAAGATTCAGATATTTTACATAGTAACGATATCGCAATAAACACTATTCCGGATGTGAAAAAAGCACTTGAAAGCAAGACGACCATCATAAAACAAATACAGGACGAGGATGAAAATGAAGCTTTAATTGAGTGCATAGAACCGGTTGTTGCACTTGTTGTTGCAGGCGCTGGAAATGATGTTCAGCCACTTGTAAATATAGCTACTTTATTAGGTTGGGAAACAATTATAGGTGATGGAAGGGCAACGCATGCGACTACAAAACGATTTACTGAAACCAAACAGACTTTTGTTGTAAAACCGGAACAATTTCTCGATAATATTCAGATCGATGAGCAGACTTATTTCGTTTTAATGACCCATGATTATAAATATGATTTGGCGGTATTAAAATTACTTTTAAAAGTTGATTGTAAATACATTGGAATTCTGGGGCCAAAATCAAAATTAAACCGAATGCTCGACGATTTAAGTTCGGAAGGAATAATTTTAAGTGAAGAACAATTGAATCGTATTTACGGCCCAATCGGACTTGATATTGGTGCTGAAACTTCAGAAGAAATTGCTTTATCCATTATAGCAGAAATTAAAGCAGTTATGAGTGGAAAAACAGGAACTTCACTCAAACACAAAACACAAAAAATACACGATTCAAAAATAGTAATCTAA
- a CDS encoding NTP transferase domain-containing protein yields the protein MTGIIILAAGNSSRLGQPKQLLVYKDTTLLQHIIAEASAIKESVVIVVTGANHELIEKEIDSSKIKTAFNQDWELGMSSSINTGINKALQLFPEIEKCILAVCDQPFVSHSVFENLIAEHQKNGKGIIASSYAETLGTPVLFDKKYFGELLNLKGQEGAKKIINQFLDDTASIPFEKGNIDIDTEEDYNKLISEL from the coding sequence ATGACAGGTATTATAATTTTAGCAGCAGGAAATTCTTCAAGATTGGGGCAGCCAAAGCAATTACTGGTTTATAAAGACACTACCCTTTTGCAGCACATTATTGCAGAAGCCTCTGCAATAAAAGAGTCTGTCGTTATTGTTGTAACCGGCGCAAATCACGAATTAATAGAAAAGGAAATTGATTCTTCTAAAATAAAAACGGCCTTTAATCAGGATTGGGAATTAGGAATGTCTTCATCCATAAATACAGGCATAAATAAAGCATTGCAATTATTTCCTGAAATAGAGAAATGCATTCTTGCCGTTTGCGATCAACCATTTGTTTCTCACTCTGTTTTTGAAAATCTGATAGCTGAACACCAAAAAAACGGAAAAGGAATTATAGCCTCTTCTTATGCTGAAACATTAGGAACGCCGGTTTTATTTGATAAAAAATACTTTGGCGAATTGCTGAATTTAAAAGGGCAGGAAGGAGCCAAAAAAATCATTAATCAATTTTTAGACGATACGGCTTCAATTCCATTTGAAAAAGGTAATATCGACATTGATACAGAAGAAGATTATAATAAGCTCATTTCTGAATTGTAG
- a CDS encoding cysteine desulfurase family protein has translation MPQLRTIYLDNNATTRLDERVLDAMLPYFTDLYANASSSHLAGLEIQEAVENAAWQTANLIGAKEEEIIFTSGATESINLAIKGLAIENKKHIVTVATEHKAVLETCRYMESIGFDVTYLPVASDGILDINILNEVITTKTLIVIIMFANNETGVIQNITEISTVIHAKNALFLCDATQAVGKILIDVKKLGIDLLALSAHKFYGPKGVGALYISAEAKIKLSPLLNGGNQQRKLRSGTLNIPGIIGLGKAAEIAVLEIDNDNNRIILLRDQLENGLLKIKGSFINGNTHNRIYNTSNICFPGVNSEKLIMALQNIAVSNGSSCSSVTSEPSHVLKALGLSDEDALSSIRFSLGRFTTAEEIEETIERVTALVEQLS, from the coding sequence ATGCCTCAATTACGCACTATATATTTAGACAATAATGCGACAACCCGTCTTGATGAACGGGTGCTCGATGCAATGCTTCCTTATTTTACGGATCTTTATGCCAATGCAAGCAGCAGTCATTTAGCCGGATTAGAAATTCAGGAAGCTGTTGAAAATGCCGCCTGGCAAACCGCTAATTTAATTGGTGCTAAAGAAGAAGAGATCATCTTTACTTCCGGAGCAACAGAATCAATTAATTTAGCCATTAAAGGATTGGCAATTGAAAACAAAAAACATATTGTAACTGTTGCTACAGAACACAAAGCTGTTCTTGAAACTTGCCGCTATATGGAAAGTATTGGTTTTGATGTTACCTACCTGCCAGTTGCTTCAGACGGAATTCTTGATATTAATATTTTAAATGAGGTAATTACAACTAAAACACTGATTGTCATAATAATGTTTGCAAATAATGAAACCGGAGTCATTCAGAATATTACTGAAATATCAACCGTTATTCATGCAAAAAATGCACTCTTTTTATGTGATGCAACACAGGCTGTCGGAAAGATTTTAATTGATGTAAAAAAACTTGGAATTGACCTTTTGGCACTTTCTGCACATAAGTTTTATGGTCCGAAAGGTGTTGGTGCCTTATACATTTCGGCGGAAGCCAAAATAAAATTATCGCCATTACTAAACGGCGGAAACCAACAACGAAAACTAAGAAGCGGAACTTTAAACATTCCTGGAATTATTGGTTTAGGTAAAGCAGCTGAAATTGCTGTTTTAGAAATAGATAACGACAACAATAGAATTATACTATTGAGAGATCAGCTAGAAAATGGTCTGTTAAAAATTAAAGGATCATTCATAAACGGAAATACCCATAACAGAATTTACAACACATCCAATATTTGCTTTCCGGGTGTCAATTCTGAAAAACTCATTATGGCATTGCAAAACATTGCTGTGTCAAATGGCTCTTCGTGCTCTTCTGTAACATCAGAACCTTCACATGTTTTAAAAGCTTTAGGATTATCTGATGAAGATGCTTTAAGTTCGATACGTTTTAGTTTAGGCCGATTTACAACTGCCGAAGAAATTGAAGAAACAATTGAAAGAGTAACTGCTTTGGTCGAGCAGCTTTCTTAA
- a CDS encoding (2Fe-2S)-binding protein: protein MAAKRSTKDKLTEDESNASRRDFLKKSGLFTALALAPPSLVMASENKWDEKIAGYLETVPLSIEVNGVKQNLNVEPRTTLLDLLREQLHLTGTKKGCDHGQCGACTVHVNGTRILSCLALASMQQNAQVTTIEGLSKGKKLHPMQEAFIKNDGFQCGYCTPGQIMSGIACIKEGHANSREEIREYMSGNICRCGAYHNIVDAITEVKEGGMLS, encoded by the coding sequence ATGGCCGCCAAAAGATCAACCAAAGACAAATTGACAGAAGATGAATCGAATGCATCTCGTCGGGACTTTCTAAAAAAGTCTGGATTGTTTACCGCTCTTGCTTTGGCACCGCCTTCATTGGTGATGGCCTCTGAAAATAAATGGGATGAAAAAATCGCCGGATATCTTGAAACGGTTCCGCTTTCTATAGAAGTAAACGGAGTAAAACAAAATCTTAATGTGGAACCCCGTACCACTTTATTGGATTTACTGCGTGAACAATTACATTTGACCGGAACTAAAAAAGGTTGTGATCACGGGCAATGTGGAGCATGTACCGTACATGTTAATGGTACTAGAATTTTGTCTTGTTTAGCATTGGCATCAATGCAGCAAAATGCTCAGGTTACTACAATTGAAGGACTTTCAAAAGGGAAAAAACTACACCCAATGCAGGAAGCCTTTATCAAAAATGATGGTTTTCAATGTGGGTATTGTACTCCCGGACAAATCATGTCGGGAATTGCCTGCATCAAAGAAGGTCATGCCAACAGCAGAGAAGAAATTAGAGAATATATGAGTGGTAATATTTGTCGTTGTGGCGCTTACCACAATATTGTTGATGCTATTACCGAAGTTAAGGAAGGAGGGATGCTATCATGA
- a CDS encoding xanthine dehydrogenase family protein subunit M, whose product MKNFQIIKALSSKSAVTSIGKESSAMFIAGGTNLVDLMKKNVVAPDKLVDITAIDLKKIEFLTGKTTIGALAKNSQVAEDSAIIEKHPLLAMALSAGASQQIRHMATVGGNMLQRTRCSYFYNTDMPCNKRVPKSGCGAIGGSNRMHAIFGASDSCIAVHPSDMCVALAALDATVLVEGPKGKREIKFTDFHRLPGNTPEKDNTLQNKELITSVEIPNNNFTKNVHYLKVRDRSSYAFALISVAAALDIQNNTINDVRLAMGGVAHKPWRLTEAEEFLKGKTVSETIFRQAADLAMKGARGYGDNDFKLVLGPNAIVEALTIASSK is encoded by the coding sequence ATGAAAAACTTCCAAATCATAAAAGCATTATCATCAAAATCGGCTGTTACAAGCATCGGTAAAGAATCTTCCGCTATGTTTATTGCCGGAGGAACCAATCTTGTCGATTTAATGAAGAAAAATGTGGTCGCTCCTGACAAACTTGTCGACATTACCGCAATAGACTTAAAAAAGATAGAATTCCTAACGGGGAAAACAACAATTGGTGCGTTGGCAAAAAATAGTCAGGTTGCCGAAGATAGCGCCATAATAGAAAAGCATCCTTTGCTGGCAATGGCTTTAAGTGCCGGAGCCTCTCAGCAAATTAGACATATGGCGACGGTTGGCGGAAATATGTTGCAGCGTACACGTTGTTCATATTTTTATAATACCGATATGCCCTGCAATAAAAGAGTTCCAAAAAGCGGTTGTGGTGCTATTGGCGGATCAAACAGAATGCACGCCATTTTTGGTGCATCTGATAGTTGTATCGCTGTTCACCCGAGTGATATGTGCGTTGCCTTAGCAGCATTGGACGCGACAGTCCTAGTGGAAGGGCCAAAAGGAAAAAGAGAAATTAAATTTACTGATTTCCATCGCCTTCCGGGAAATACTCCGGAAAAAGACAATACACTTCAAAACAAAGAATTGATTACTTCAGTTGAAATCCCGAATAATAACTTTACTAAAAATGTTCACTATCTAAAAGTTCGTGACCGAAGCAGTTATGCTTTTGCACTGATTTCGGTAGCTGCAGCTTTAGATATTCAAAATAATACGATTAACGACGTACGTTTAGCAATGGGAGGCGTAGCACATAAACCCTGGCGACTTACTGAAGCGGAAGAATTTTTAAAAGGGAAAACAGTTTCAGAAACAATTTTCAGACAAGCAGCTGATTTGGCTATGAAAGGAGCAAGAGGTTATGGAGATAATGATTTTAAATTAGTTCTCGGACCAAATGCCATTGTAGAAGCATTAACTATAGCATCATCTAAATAA
- a CDS encoding xanthine dehydrogenase family protein molybdopterin-binding subunit → MSKTSNINRVDGFAKVTGSATYSAEYKTDGIVYACLVGSTIAKGRIKSIDTKKAEWAPGVLAVISHLNVDKPAGYEKAKDPHNFGQPLQVFKDDTILYYDQPIAMVIADTFERMQYAASLIKAEYIKEEHITDLQKAKDKEKKVETDKGDDYHRGVHDNYKNAAVVLEEEYIIPTEVHNPMELANIIAKWDGNKPTVYTKSQGVEGTRRSIGGVFGIPPEDVSVNSEYLGGAFGMGLHTWPYEIAALIGSKKLNRPVKLVLHREQMFTNVGFRPCTIQKMGLGATKEGKLIGLTHEAVAMTSSYEDFMEGTVNMSRFIYNCDNVSTRYRIVKLDTCTPIWMRGPGEATGSFALESAMDELAHKLDMDPIEFRKLNYAEKDLEQNKPWSSKYLLECYEGGMERIGWKNRKNKPGSVKEGEWLVGYGMGTGTFGCYRSPTSVKAKFLSDGNLVLQCSVNDMGPGTATMMTAIGAEITGLPTENVVIEMGKSGLPKGPTQGGSATTSSVGSAVHDACNLLVSKILGLAAETSTFKGTAITDLAFANGVITSKKDNSKTVSLASLLSANKLENFEVENVSKATEEAKKYSIYSFSVHFVKVLVNPNLGKIRLAHVVSCADIGTVISQKTSAGQMYGGAVGGIGMGLMEALEIDHRFGRPINNNFADYHVPVNADIEKQEVFFVNKKDPISNPMGTKGLGETALVGMAPAIANAVFNATGKRVRDLPITLDKILEPNVATA, encoded by the coding sequence ATGAGCAAGACAAGTAATATAAATAGAGTAGATGGGTTTGCTAAAGTAACGGGTTCTGCAACCTATTCAGCCGAGTATAAAACGGATGGTATTGTGTATGCATGCCTGGTTGGAAGTACGATTGCAAAAGGAAGAATCAAAAGCATAGATACAAAAAAAGCCGAATGGGCGCCGGGAGTTCTGGCTGTTATTTCGCATTTGAATGTAGATAAACCCGCCGGATACGAGAAAGCAAAAGATCCACATAATTTTGGACAACCACTTCAGGTTTTTAAAGACGATACGATTCTGTATTACGATCAGCCGATCGCAATGGTGATTGCTGATACTTTTGAACGTATGCAATATGCAGCGAGTTTAATTAAAGCGGAATATATCAAAGAAGAACATATCACAGATCTTCAAAAAGCAAAAGACAAAGAGAAAAAAGTAGAAACCGATAAAGGTGATGATTATCATCGCGGCGTTCACGACAATTATAAAAATGCTGCCGTTGTTTTAGAGGAAGAATACATTATTCCGACTGAAGTTCACAATCCGATGGAATTGGCTAATATTATTGCGAAATGGGACGGAAACAAACCAACAGTGTATACCAAAAGTCAGGGTGTTGAAGGAACAAGAAGAAGTATAGGAGGTGTGTTTGGAATTCCCCCAGAAGATGTTTCTGTAAATTCGGAATATCTTGGAGGTGCTTTCGGAATGGGATTGCACACCTGGCCTTATGAAATTGCAGCTCTTATCGGATCAAAGAAATTAAATCGTCCGGTTAAATTAGTGCTTCACAGAGAGCAAATGTTTACCAATGTTGGGTTTAGACCTTGCACCATTCAAAAAATGGGTTTAGGAGCTACTAAAGAAGGTAAATTGATTGGTTTAACGCATGAAGCTGTAGCGATGACTTCAAGTTATGAAGATTTTATGGAAGGAACGGTAAACATGTCCCGATTTATTTATAATTGTGACAATGTTTCTACCCGCTATCGTATTGTAAAACTGGATACCTGTACACCAATCTGGATGCGCGGTCCTGGTGAAGCGACTGGTTCTTTTGCCTTAGAAAGTGCCATGGACGAACTGGCGCATAAATTAGATATGGATCCGATTGAGTTTCGTAAACTAAATTATGCCGAAAAGGATTTGGAACAAAACAAACCGTGGAGCAGTAAATATCTTCTGGAATGTTATGAAGGCGGAATGGAACGCATTGGCTGGAAAAACCGTAAAAATAAACCAGGCTCAGTTAAAGAAGGTGAGTGGCTGGTAGGTTACGGAATGGGAACCGGAACTTTTGGCTGTTATAGAAGTCCAACTTCTGTAAAAGCAAAATTCTTATCCGATGGAAATTTAGTATTACAATGTAGTGTAAACGATATGGGACCCGGAACAGCAACCATGATGACCGCAATTGGAGCTGAAATTACCGGATTACCAACAGAAAATGTAGTAATCGAAATGGGAAAAAGCGGACTTCCAAAAGGTCCAACTCAGGGAGGATCTGCTACAACATCATCTGTAGGTTCTGCGGTTCACGATGCCTGTAATTTATTGGTCAGCAAAATACTTGGTTTGGCTGCTGAAACTTCAACTTTTAAAGGGACAGCTATTACTGATTTGGCTTTCGCCAATGGTGTAATAACATCCAAAAAAGACAATTCGAAAACAGTTTCTTTAGCCTCATTGCTGAGTGCCAATAAGCTTGAAAATTTTGAAGTAGAAAATGTATCAAAAGCTACCGAGGAAGCAAAAAAATATTCCATTTATTCATTTTCTGTGCATTTTGTAAAAGTACTGGTGAATCCTAATTTAGGAAAAATAAGATTGGCACATGTGGTTTCCTGCGCAGATATTGGAACTGTAATCAGCCAGAAAACTTCTGCCGGACAAATGTACGGTGGGGCGGTTGGAGGAATCGGAATGGGATTAATGGAAGCATTAGAAATTGACCATCGTTTTGGTCGCCCGATAAACAATAATTTTGCCGATTATCATGTTCCTGTAAATGCTGATATTGAAAAACAAGAAGTATTTTTCGTCAATAAAAAAGACCCAATCAGTAATCCGATGGGAACAAAAGGTCTTGGTGAAACGGCTTTGGTCGGAATGGCGCCTGCAATTGCAAATGCCGTTTTTAACGCCACTGGAAAACGTGTACGAGATTTGCCAATTACGTTGGATAAGATACTAGAACCAAATGTAGCAACAGCGTAA
- a CDS encoding Hsp20/alpha crystallin family protein, with amino-acid sequence MLSIRRNGNHSQALPALFDDFFSRELFNWGNSNFSSTSTTVPSINVKETAENYEVEVAAPGLDKKDFSVTLDNNLLTISCVKSTNTKDKGEDENYTRREFSYQSFQRSFELPKHVVDEDKINARYENGLLYLTIPKKEEAKQKGPKLIEIE; translated from the coding sequence ATGTTAAGTATTAGAAGAAATGGGAATCACTCTCAAGCATTACCAGCATTATTTGATGACTTTTTTAGTCGTGAGCTTTTTAACTGGGGAAACAGTAATTTTTCTTCCACCAGTACTACGGTACCTTCTATAAATGTGAAGGAAACTGCTGAGAACTATGAAGTTGAAGTCGCAGCGCCAGGGCTGGACAAGAAAGATTTTAGCGTTACGCTGGATAACAATTTATTGACAATCTCTTGTGTGAAATCTACAAACACAAAAGACAAGGGAGAAGATGAAAATTACACTCGTCGTGAATTTAGTTATCAATCGTTTCAAAGAAGTTTTGAATTGCCAAAACACGTAGTCGATGAAGATAAAATAAATGCACGTTACGAAAACGGACTTCTGTATCTTACCATCCCTAAAAAAGAAGAAGCAAAACAAAAAGGTCCAAAATTGATTGAAATTGAATAA
- a CDS encoding serine hydrolase, with the protein MKRTCLLLLFLLSLFSGYSQQKFKITYEQLKEYEGIYEYQNNTTLQIAASPKDTILYAIINESKYALKPSEKDIFLNMSKEKITFLRNNTAVITGYTSDGKTFNLINKKVNFPKEMWYPRLNSKDFKYVYQQPKKDLDGLVTELIDNTTLDKALLNKMMQKIVDGTYPNVHSVLIIKDGKLVFEEYFYEYNKTKLHEMRSATKSLVSALTGIAIDKGLIKDANETVLSFFPEYTLKNLTEDKRQITIKNLLTNQSGLDCDLSNPKSEGNETTMNYSEDWVKFTLDLPMVDVPGGRGMYCSGNPITLGKIVEKATKMTLPDFAKETLFKDIGIKNFKWNFKPDASSAETFCQIYLTPRDMAKFGLLYLNKGVWNDKQVISKEWVKESLTKHSVVQGVNYGYLWWIKYLEVNGTKYYGKAAQGNGGQKIYIWEDQNMVTVITGGNYNSQSPSDEIIQKYILPAFKK; encoded by the coding sequence ATGAAAAGAACATGTTTACTTCTGTTATTTTTATTGTCCCTTTTTTCCGGATACTCGCAGCAAAAGTTTAAGATTACGTATGAACAATTAAAAGAGTATGAAGGTATTTATGAATATCAAAACAATACCACTTTACAAATAGCTGCGTCTCCAAAAGACACGATTTTATATGCTATTATCAACGAAAGCAAATATGCGCTAAAGCCTTCTGAAAAAGACATCTTTCTCAATATGTCTAAAGAAAAAATAACCTTCTTAAGAAATAATACTGCTGTTATTACCGGTTATACCTCTGACGGGAAAACTTTTAATCTCATTAATAAAAAAGTCAACTTTCCAAAAGAAATGTGGTATCCACGACTTAATTCAAAAGATTTTAAATATGTCTATCAACAACCCAAAAAAGATCTTGATGGTTTAGTAACGGAGTTGATCGATAATACCACATTAGATAAAGCATTGTTGAATAAAATGATGCAAAAAATAGTTGATGGTACGTATCCAAACGTGCATAGTGTTTTAATCATAAAAGATGGGAAGCTTGTATTTGAAGAGTATTTTTATGAATACAACAAAACGAAGTTACACGAAATGCGTTCTGCTACAAAAAGTCTGGTTTCTGCGCTTACCGGAATTGCGATTGATAAAGGTTTAATTAAAGACGCAAATGAAACAGTGCTTTCTTTTTTTCCGGAGTACACTCTTAAAAATCTAACAGAAGATAAAAGACAAATTACAATCAAAAACCTTTTAACCAACCAAAGTGGTCTTGATTGTGACTTGAGCAATCCCAAATCTGAAGGAAATGAAACTACCATGAATTATTCTGAAGACTGGGTAAAATTCACCTTAGACTTACCAATGGTTGATGTACCTGGCGGTAGAGGAATGTATTGTTCCGGTAATCCAATCACATTGGGTAAAATCGTTGAAAAAGCAACAAAAATGACACTTCCTGATTTTGCAAAAGAAACTCTTTTCAAAGATATTGGTATAAAAAACTTCAAATGGAATTTTAAACCAGATGCATCGAGTGCCGAAACATTTTGCCAAATTTATTTAACTCCCAGAGATATGGCTAAATTTGGTTTGCTTTATCTAAACAAAGGCGTTTGGAATGACAAACAGGTTATTTCTAAAGAATGGGTTAAAGAATCACTAACAAAACATTCTGTTGTTCAAGGTGTAAATTATGGTTATTTATGGTGGATTAAATACCTGGAAGTTAACGGAACTAAATATTATGGAAAAGCAGCACAAGGAAACGGCGGACAGAAAATTTACATTTGGGAAGACCAAAATATGGTTACAGTTATTACCGGCGGAAACTATAATTCGCAATCGCCAAGTGATGAAATAATTCAGAAATATATTTTACCTGCTTTTAAGAAGTAA
- a CDS encoding DUF2911 domain-containing protein — protein sequence MKKLCLLAVILFTAVTVQAQDAVKFAPLDASPVDISYFPSRSVKFKKTDTPSPSIKVIYSRPAAKGRVIFGDLIKYGEVWRVGANENTEIKFYKPATINGVAVPAGSYSLFAIPEKDKWTIIINKEVDMWGAYAYDESKDLVKITVPVKTVTTPIELLSIAFTSKDGITNLVIGWDKTTVEVPITIK from the coding sequence ATGAAAAAATTATGCTTACTGGCAGTTATTTTATTTACTGCCGTTACAGTTCAGGCTCAAGATGCGGTAAAATTTGCTCCGTTAGATGCAAGTCCGGTTGATATTTCTTATTTCCCAAGCAGATCTGTTAAATTCAAAAAAACGGATACTCCTTCGCCTTCAATTAAAGTTATTTATTCAAGACCAGCTGCTAAAGGGCGTGTTATTTTTGGAGATTTGATTAAGTATGGTGAAGTTTGGCGTGTTGGTGCCAACGAAAATACAGAAATCAAATTCTACAAACCGGCTACTATCAATGGTGTTGCAGTTCCTGCAGGATCTTATAGTTTGTTTGCCATTCCTGAAAAAGACAAATGGACAATCATTATCAATAAAGAAGTTGATATGTGGGGTGCCTACGCTTATGATGAAAGCAAAGATCTGGTAAAAATCACAGTTCCGGTTAAAACAGTAACCACTCCAATTGAATTATTATCGATTGCTTTTACATCAAAAGATGGGATAACAAATTTGGTTATTGGTTGGGATAAAACAACGGTTGAAGTTCCTATTACGATCAAATAA